A single window of Colletotrichum destructivum chromosome 9, complete sequence DNA harbors:
- a CDS encoding Putative aldo-keto reductase, NADP-dependent oxidoreductase domain-containing protein, translated as MPLIASNPKDRVILGLMTFGPKEADGARITDLDTYNKALDVFQSRGYNEVDTARVYVGRQQEAFTREAKWKERGLTLATKVQYPGQPGDHAAAKVVESVETSLKELGTDSVDILYLHAADRATPFAETLEALDKLHKQGKFVKLGLSNFTAFEVAEVVLTCKYNGWVRPTVYQGMYNVITRSIEPELIPALRRYGLDLVVYNPLAGGLFSGKIKSKDIVPSEGRFSDNHGTGGNYRKRYFRESTFKALQTIEAAVEKNGLSMIETALRWTVHHSGLKIKDGNDGIIIGISSVQQLEDNLNQLEKGPLPEEVVQALDQAWAISKADTTNYWHLDLEYKYDTRDALFSAGAK; from the exons ATGCCTCTCATTGCATCGAACCCCAAGGACCGTGTCATCCTGGGTCTTATGACCTTCGGGCCCAAGGAAGCTGATGGTGCCCGAATTACCGACTTGGATACGTACAACAAGGCTCTCGATGTGTTTCAGAGCCGCGGCTACAACGAGGTCGACACGGCCCGCGTCTACGTTGGCAGACAGCAGGAGGCCTTTACTCGCGAGGCCAAGTGGAAGGAGAGGGGACTGACGCTGGCGACCAAGGTCCAGTATCCCGGACAACCCGGCGACCACGCTGCAGCCAAGGTTGTCGAGTCCGTCGAGACAAGTTTGAAGGAGTTGGGAACCGACAGCGTTGAT ATCCTGTACCTCCATGCTGCG GACCGCGCCACACCATTTGCCGAGACTCTCGAGGCTCTCGACAAGCTGCATAAGCAGGGCAAGTTCGTCAAGCTGGGTCTGAGCAACTTCACGGCGTTCGAGGTGGCAGAGGTGGTGTTGACGTGCAAGTATAACGGCTGGGTTCGGCCGACGGTGTACCAGGGCATGTACAACGTCATCACTCGTAGCATCGAGCCCGAGCTGATTCCGGCTCTGCGGCGGTACGgactcgacctcgtcgtgTACAACCCACTCGCGGGCGGGCTGTTTTCGGGCAAGATCAAGTCCAAAGACATTGTACCGAGCGAGGGCCGGTTCTCGGACAACCACGGCACGGGAGGCAACTACCGGAAGCGATACTTCCGCGAGAGCACGTTCAAGGCGCTGCAGACgatcgaggcggcggtggagaaGAACGGGCTCAGCATGATCGAGACGGCGCTGCGATGGACGGTGCACCACTCGGGGCTCAAGATCAAAGATGGCAacgacggcatcatcatTGGCATCTCAAGcgtgcagcagctcgaggacaACCTCAACCAGCTCGAGAAAGGACCGCTGCCCGAAGAGGTTGTCCAGGCACTGGATCAGGCGTGGGCCATCTCCAAGGCGGACACGACCAACTATTGGCACCTGGACCTCGAGTACAAATACGACACCCGGGATGCCCTATTCAGCGCCGGGGCCAAGTGA
- a CDS encoding Putative NTF2-like domain superfamily, SnoaL-like domain-containing protein: MRAFSFLALSINALAWATNAADPPSCEGTTSTSSAPYCPPRPATPEEQRAILGEFMEAFYEERNATKALLNHVAEDYIQHNPNALSGRQNTLNVLAPFVSPSSVNNTIIHTALENNTAYIHYRMDLAGGGEPFAVVDVFRFDGTCIMEHWDVAQQRPANATNPIAMF; the protein is encoded by the coding sequence ATGCGGGCTTTTTCATTCCTCGCTCTCAGCATAAATGCCTTGGCATGGGCGACGAACGCCGCTGATCCTCCATCTTGCGAGGGTACTACTTCAACTTCCTCGGCACCCTACTGCCCACCGCGTCCAGCCACACCCGAGGAGCAAAGGGCGATCCTCGGAGAGTTCATGGAGGCTTTCTACGAAGAACGAAACGCCACGAAGGCCCTTCTCAAccacgtcgccgaggatTACATCCAGCACAACCCCAACGCGCTCTCCGGCCGCCAGAACACGCTCAACGTCCTGGCGCCCTTCGTCTCCCCGAGCTCGGTCAACAACACAATTATTCACACGGCCCTGGAGAACAACACCGCTTACATTCACTACCGCATGGACTTGGCGGGGGGAGGCGAGCCTTTTGCGGTCGTGGATGTGTTCAGGTTCGACGGTACTTGCATCATGGAGCACTGGGATGTGGCGCAGCAACGCCCAGCCAATGCCACCAACCCGATCGCAATGTTCTAG
- a CDS encoding Putative GNAT domain, acyl-CoA N-acyltransferase, which produces MSSQDAKYTPLSVSLSPITADDVLALLELHSAAFKTDQFSNLMLLNRDANAHQALMDKSIRLWMSDPEAKLTKAVSADGHVVGWSCWTVKTRYPEKSTPTRNPEPETRTDTTAARRQDQVEADTPAERKHQDQNAPRDPTRVLGGLMHRDMTSWEDKHLRGKRYMVLQALATEPRYQRQGIATRLIRHGLEEADSQDLPCWVHASPTSYKLYAKAGFEEVGRSSYDLDEWAPGGKDGNQGWGVYTFRYMFRPKYGTAV; this is translated from the coding sequence ATGAGCAGTCAAGATGCCAAGTATACGCCTCTATCTGTCTCGCTCTCCCCCATCACGGCGGACGATGTACTGGCTCTCTTGGAGTTGCACAGCGCAGCCTTCAAGACGGACCAGTTCTCGAACCTGATGCTTCTCAACCGCGACGCGAACGCCCACCAGGCGCTGATGGACAAGTCGATACGGCTCTGGATGTCCGACCCCGAGGCCAAGCTCACCAAAGCGGTGAGCGCAGATGGACACGTCGTCGGCTGGTCGTGTTGGACCGTCAAGACCAGATACCCAGAAAAGTCCACGCCTACTCGGAATCCGGAACCGGAAACAAGAACAGACACCACCGCAGCACGACGCCAGGAccaggtcgaggccgacacACCGGCAGAGCGGAAGCACCAGGATCAGAACGCGCCTCGGGATCCCACGCGGGTGCTGGGCGGGCTCATGCACAGAGACATGACTTCTTGGGAGGACAAACACCTCCGCGGCAAAAGGTACATGGTGCTACAGGCGTTGGCGACGGAGCCGCGCTACCAGCGGCAGGGAATCGCGACCAGACTGATTCGGCacgggctcgaggaggccgactCCCAAGACCTTCCGTGCTGGGTCCACGCCTCCCCCACGAGCTACAAGCTGTACGCGAAGGCTGGGTTCGAGGAGGTCGGCAGGAGCAGCTATGACTTGGATGAATGGGCGCCGGGAGGAAAGGACGGAAATCAAGGTTGGGGAGTGTACACATTCAGATACATGTTCCGACCAAAGTATGGAACTGCCGTGTAA
- a CDS encoding Putative short-chain dehydrogenase/reductase SDR, NAD(P)-binding domain superfamily yields the protein MIDQALKVVGLVSALYSAYRLYDALAVWILPSVPLTRYQKKGRPYESWALVTGATGGIGLACAQELALRGFNIVLVGRNVDRLEDARALIESECMRRHKSDVAVRFVVLDAASSSPAQVQAAVDDISDLDVTVLINNVGGAPASSPPIGPLRNLAAGDVDALLDLNARFMARLTHLMLPILARNGPSLVLNVGSLATEGLPGLVMYSAAKGFVKSFTRALAREMKAEKSPVDVLYLGTGEVRTNINDVAVRSSTPEARPFAKAVMDRVGRAAQRGMLEVTPWFRHAVQVAVAGYIPERLWFKKVRETLEEKRVAYEEKARKDE from the coding sequence ATGATCGACCAGGCCCTCAaggtcgtcggcctcgtctcgGCCCTGTACTCTGCCTACCGCCTCtacgacgccctcgccgtctggATCCTCCCATCGGTGCCGCTGACCCGCTACCAGAAAAAGGGCCGCCCCTACGAGTCCTGGgccctcgtcaccggcgctaccggcggcatcggcctgGCCTGCGCGCAGGAGCTCGCCTTGCGCGGCTTCAACAtcgtccttgtcggccgCAACGTGGACAGGCTCGAGGACGCGCGCGCCCTCATCGAGTCCGAGTGTATGCGCCGCCACAAGAGCGACGTCGCCGTGCGCTtcgtcgtgctcgacgccgcctcgagctcgccggcccAGGTCCAGGCCGCTGTCGACGACATctccgacctcgacgtcacCGTGCTCATCAACaatgtcggcggcgcgccggcgtcgagcccACCCATCGGTCCGCTGCGGaacctggccgccggcgatgtggacgcgctcctcgacctcaacGCGCGCTTCATGGCGCGCTTGACGCACCTCATGTTGCCGATCCTCGCGCGCAACGGGCCGTCGCTCGTGCTCAATGTCGGCTCGTTAGCGACGGAGGGCTTGCCGGGCCTCGTCATGTACTCGGCCGCCAAGGGCTTCGTGAAGTCCTTCACCCGCGCGCTTGCGAGGGAGATGAAGGCCGAGAAATCGCCCGTGGATGTGCTGTACCTGGGCACCGGGGAAGTCAGGACGAATATCAACGATGTCGCGGTGCGGTCCAGCACGCCCGAGGCGAGGCCGTTCGCCAAGGCCGTGATGGACAGGGTCGGAAGGGCGGCGCAGAGGGGCATGCTGGAGGTGACGCCCTGGTTCAGGCACGCGGTGCAGGTGGCGGTCGCCGGATACATCCCTGAGCGGCTCTGGTTCAAGAAGGTTAGGGAGACGCTGGAGGAGAAGCGGGTGGCGTATGAAGAGAAGGCCCGGAAggatgagtga
- a CDS encoding Putative NADH:flavin oxidoreductase/NADH oxidase, aldolase-type TIM barrel, oxidoreductase Oye produces MGSTSTPRESSKLFSPLRLGEMNLEHRVIMSPMTRLRCLGGFPTPLVKEYYTQRATKGGLLITEGMHPSLMGGGYYNAPGMFAPEHVRAWKKVTDAVHAKGAFMACQLWHVGRAAVSVSLGGRQPLSSSATNIGYFNRNTPGGYKVPNETAKPMTLQDIRDTIDDHVHAAKCAIEAGFDCVEIASGNGYLLDQFLNSNVNLRTDAYGGTKENRARFTLEVLDAVIAAIGASRVSIRMSPWGTVWVPLDADPIANYRYVLSEVEKRGVAYVCLTQPRADLLLEEKTKWENMYTAIKLGKVAATVEDLHLKHFQEVLKTTPILANGNYDGENCFEEVERDEMDAITFGRWFISNPDLVEKLRLGKRLTKWNPATVYASAVVVESEGYTDYPFGEVEDEEAAK; encoded by the exons ATGGGTTCCACCTCAACTCCCCGCGAGAGCAGTAAGCTCTTCTCGCCTCTCCGTCTCGGAGAAATGAACCTCGAACATCGAGTCATTATGTCGCCGATGACGCGTCTGCGTTGTCTTGGTGGCTTTCCGACCCCGCTAGTTAAGGAGTATTATACTCAAAGAGCAACGAAGGGAGGGTTGCTTATCACTGAGGGTATGCATCCAAGTTTGATG GGCGGGGGCTACTACAACGCACCTGGCATGTTTGCGCCGGAACATGTGAGGGCT TGGAAGAAGGTGACGGATGCTGTACATGCCAAGGGTGCTTTCATGGCCTGTCAGTTGTGGCAT GTCGGGCGCGCTGCAGTCTCGGTCTCgctcggcggccgccagcCATTGAGCTCTTCTGCAACAAACATTGGCTACTTCAACAGGAACACGCCTGGAGGCTACAAAGTACCCAACGAGACAGCCAAGCCGATGACATTGCAGGACATCAGGGACACCATTGATGACCATGTGCATGCTGCGAAATGCGCGATCGAAGCCGGGTTTGATTGTGTCGAAATC GCGTCAGGAAATGGTTATCTGCTCGACCAATTCCTAAACAGCAACGTCAACTTGCGCACCGATGCCTACGGAGGCACCAAAGAGAACAGAGCTCGCTTCACGCTTGAGGTACTAGACGCAGTGATCGCTGCTATCGGGGCATCCAGGGTGTCGATCCGAATGAGCCCTTGGGGAACGGTTTGGGTGCCGCTGGATGCGGATCCGATAGCGAACTACCGTTATGTGCTGAGCGAAGTCGAGAAACGAGGCGTCGCGTACGTGTGCCTCACTCAGCCGCGAGCCGATCTGTTGCTTGAAGAGAAGACCAAGTGGGAAAACATGTACACGGCTATCAAGTTGGGGAAAGTGGCTGCTACGGTCGAGGATCTCCATCTCAAGCACTTCCAGGAGGTACTGAAGACGACACCAATCTTGGCGAACGGAAACTATGATGGCGAGAATTGCTTTGAGGAGGTGGAAAGGGATGAGATGGATGCAATTACGTTTGGCAGGTGGTTTATCAGTAACCCGGATCTTGTGGAGAAGCTGAGGCTGGGGAAGAGATTGACCAAGTGGAACCCGGCGACTGTTTATGCGAGTGCGGTTGTGGTTGAGAGTGAGGGTTATACGGATTATCCGTTTGGAGAAgtagaggacgaggaggcagcGAAGTAA
- a CDS encoding Putative peptidase M43, pregnancy-associated plasma-A: MLLSLLVAATAAQASLQQPAAFCGTPEPGDGLASVSRPASVARSSGSGLIAANISVPVYVHAIASNDTGLVSETVLEEQFRVLHDVFGRYGIAMTLAGITRTVNASWSDHAEEVNMKTALRRGDYGALNLYVQELYPTLGRCFYPVASASPGSRDFVLDGCQVDVNTVPGGDSREGNDRGLMAVHEVGHWFGLAHTFTGGCYGGDQVDDTPAQATSSWDCTVGQDTCPDLPGVDPIYNFMNYQADDCWNEFTPGQVRRMQEQWSAFRASGAI; the protein is encoded by the exons AtgcttctctctctgctcgTTGCCGCAACGGCCGCTCAGGCGTCCCTGCAACAGCCGGCTGCGTTCTGCGGGACCCCGGAGCCCGGCGACGGTCTTGCCTCGGTCTCTCGGCCCGCGTCGGTGGCGaggagcagcggcagcggtcTCATCGCGGCTAACATCTCCGTGCCCGTGTATGTGCACGCCATCGCCTCCAACGACACCGGCCTCGTGAGC GAAaccgtcctcgaggagcagTTCCGGGTCCTCCATGACGTCTTCGGCCGGTACGGCATCGCAATGaccctcgccggcatcacgCGCACCGTGAACGCCTCCTGGTCCGAccacgccgaggaggtcaaCATGAAGACCGCGCTCCGCCGCGGCGACTACGGCGCCCTCAACCTGTACGTCCAGGAGCTGTACCCGACGCTCGGCCGCTGCTTCTACCCCGTCGCGTCCGCGTCCCCGGGTTCCCGCGacttcgtcctcgacggctgCCAGGTGGACGTCAACACCGTCCCTGGCGGCGACTCGCGGGAGGGCAACGACCGCGGGCTCATGGCAGTCCACGAGGTCGGGCACTGGTTCGGCCTGGCACATACCTTCACCGGGGGTTGCTACGGCGGggaccaggtcgacgacaCGCCCGCGCAGGCGACGTCTTCGTGGGACTGCACCGTGGGCCAGGACACCTGCCCCGACCTGCCGGGCGTGGATCCCATTTACAACTTTATGAATTACCAAGCAGA CGATTGCTGGAACGAGTTCACCCCGGGGCAGGTCAGGCGGATGCAAGAACAATGGTCGGCGTTCAGGGCGAGTGGCGCTATCTGA
- a CDS encoding Putative transcription regulator HTH, APSES-type DNA-binding domain-containing protein, translating into MVKSNAQPGIYSATYSGIPVYEFQFGDDLKEHVMRRRQDDWINATHILKAAGFDKPARTRILEREVQKEKHEKIQGGYGKYQGTWIPLDKGVALAQRNNIYDRLRLIFEYTPGDQSPPPAPRHTSKPKAPKKPAVPKWPGTNIQQQQQQQQLPPPSQPPANSMQGVPPPPEEYDVGDSVMNDDDTPDNLTVASASYMGEDDRFDMSHHSTGHRKRKREEAIHDLTQQQHSVYGDELLDYFLLSRNEKPAYRPEPPPNFQPNWIIDSEEHTALHWASAMGDVEVIKQLRRFGAGLNVQNVRGETPLMRAVHFTNCYEKQTFPQVMKELFDTVDARDASGGTVIHHAAVMKNGRVVSHSCSRYYLDNILNKLQETHDPAYVQQLIDAQDEQGNTALHLAAQRNARKCIRALLGRQASTNIPNNEGVRAEDLIAQLNATKKERGPQRSSSPFAPDSQRHVSFRDAMPERNISSKNLALSSFNSEAANTVHARITPLIMEKFQDLAGSYDEELREKDNAEKEARRILSNTQAELAAVRQQIAELEAQLEPDEGAAQIMSEANRAKHQVMSLITHQNRLHVQQAVDQEISKLNGDVDEASYEDRLALAKQLQTMVSEQRQSESDYVEALSMVGTGENIDKYRRLLRKCLPPADAENLDENLDNLIEMMEEDRDLPGDSSGLEPMDVGMSGIGIGIGI; encoded by the exons ATGGTCAAGAGCAATGCGCAACCCGGCATCTACAGTGCCACCTACAGTGGT ATTCCCGTCTACGAGTTCCAATTCGGAGATGACCTCAAGGAACATGTCATGCGACGTCGGCAAGACGACTGGATCAACGCAACACACATCCTGAAggccgccggcttcgacaagCCCGCCCGAACACGTATTCTCGAGCGCGAAGTACAAAAGGAGAAGCACGAGAAAATTCAGGGCGGCTATGGGAAGTACCAGGGCACATGGATTCCCCTCGACAAGGgtgtcgccctcgcccagcgCAACAACATCTACGACCGCCTGCGCCTCATCTTCGAATACACCCCAGGCGACCAaagcccgccgccagcccccCGGCACACAAGCAAACCAAAGGCACCTAAGAAACCCGCAGTGCCCAAATGGCCCGGTACGAACAtccaacaacagcagcagcagcagcaactaCCACCACCGTCACAGCCCCCTGCTAACTCGATGCAAGgcgtgccgccgcctccagaAGAGTACGACGTCGGTGACTCGGTcatgaacgacgacgataccCCAGATAACCTCACCGTTGCGTCTGCTTCGTACATGGGCGAAGACGACCGTTTCGACATGTCCCACCACTCCACCGGCCAcagaaagaggaagagagaagaggcgATCCATGACCtgacgcagcagcagcactcTGTGTATGGGGACGAACTCCTCGATTACTTCCTTCTCTCTAGGAATGAGAAGCCAGCATATCGCCCCGAACCTCCACCCAATTTCCAGCCAAATTGGATCATCGACTCGGAAGAGCACACAGCGCTTCACTGGGCATCCGCCATGGGCGACGTGGAAGTCATCAAGCAGCTGCGTCGCTTTGGCGCTGGCTTGAACGTGCAAAACGTGAGGGGGGAGACTCCCTTGATGCGAGCGGTGCATTTCACCAACTGTTACGAGAAGCAAACCTTTCCCCAGGTCATGAAAGAGCTCTTCGACACCGTCGATGCTCGGGACGCGTCTGGTGGCACAGTCATCCACCATGCGGCAGTGATGAAAAACGGGAGAGTGGTCAGCCATTCATGTTCGAGATACTACCTGGACAACATCCTGAACAAGCTGCAAGAAACACACGATCCCGCCTACGTCCAGCAGCTTATCGACGCCCAAGACGAGCAAGGCAACACCGCCCTCCACCTTGCCGCGCAACGGAACGCACGGAAATGCATCAGGGCACTTCTTGGCCGTCAAGCGTCGACTAACATCCCCAACAATGAGGGTGTGCGAGCGGAGGATCTCATTGCTCAGCTCAACGCTACAAAGAAGGAGCGCGGCCCTCAACGGTCATCGTCACCTTTTGCGCCCGACTCCCAGCGCCACGTCTCTTTCCGCGACGCCATGCCTGAGAGAAATATCAGCAGCAAGAACCTCGCCCTCTCGTCATTCAACTCGGAGGCCGCAAACACAGTGCACGCGCGCATCACGCCGCTCATAATGGAGAAGTTTCAGGACCTCGCAGGGAGctacgacgaggagctccgCGAGAAGGACAATGCAGAAAAGGAGGCCCGCCGCATCCTCTCCAACACGCaagccgagctcgccgccgtgcgGCAGCagatcgccgagctcgaaGCGCAACTCGAGCCGGACGAGGGCGCGGCACAGATCATGAGCGAGGCCAATCGCGCCAAGCACCAGGTCATGTCCCTCATCACCCACCAGAACCGTCTGCACGtgcagcaggccgtcgaccaGGAGATTAGCAAGCTCAACGGtgacgtcgacgaagccTCTTACGAGGACCGTCTGGCTCTGGCGAAGCAGCTGCAGACGATGGTGTCGGAGCAGCGGCAGTCCGAGTCCGACTACGTAGAGGCTCTCAGTATGGTCGGCACGGGCGAGAACATTGACAAGTACCGCCGTTTGCTGCGCAAGTGCCTGCCCCCGGCCGACGCTGAGAATCTGGACGAGAACCTGGACAACCTCATCGaaatgatggaggaggaccGTGATCTGCCGGGCGATAGCTCTGGTCTTGAGCCCATGGACGTCGGGATGagcggcatcggcatcggcatcggcatctaG
- a CDS encoding Putative solute carrier family 35 member F3/F4 — protein sequence MPPRLTTGPDGTLNLPHSRLDHFQNPPLSATTCDSNISDYIGSGTTSPGQSPGLDERLAEFDALRTGNDEYFKHDEDDDDDDMDHRPPLLRNHHSRSGQPLLNSKVDDDDGRNYSTRSRGASPLLSPNRPAFSRGSTMRNHSPSTANANAKKKYIYAAFFLVLSLFSFVIQTELSAYIQQELHWDKAYCMLYLTHGSWAMLWPVQLLILRINKRKTSWPSFWRRHRELVHTTAIMVQRQDLDLTRPGTHPRTSPWFYLVRTTAFVTCALTVAGLSWYVAVNMTTPSDLTAIYNCSAFFAYVFSVPLLKEPLRMDKSLAVLVAIAGVLVVAYGDSSPADNDAAHNQAAGERLKGNLVIGVGSVLYGLYEVLYKRYACPPDGCSPGRGMVFANTFGSCIGAFTLTVLWIPLPILHWTGIEEFALPTGYTAWMLFFSVVMNATFAGSFLVLISLTSPVLSSVASLLTIFIVAITDWLRTGEPLSAAALLGGVMIMIAFGMLSWSTWREMTEIEATKAVDLTDSGEDSDRDERVD from the coding sequence ATGCCTCCCAGACTCACCACAGGGCCGGACGGAACCCTCAACCTCCCCCATTCGCGACTCGACCATTTCCAGAACCCTCCCTTGAGCGCAACCACATGCGATTCCAACATCTCAGACTATATCGGTAGCGGAACCACCAGTCCCGGACAGAGCCCCGGGCTCGACGAGCGCCTGGCCGAGTTTGATGCATTGCGCACCGGCAACGACGAGTACTTCAAgcacgacgaagacgacgacgacgacgatatgGACCACCGACCGCCCCTCCTTCGAAACCACCACTCCCGCTCGGGGCAGCCTCTCCTCAACTccaaagtcgacgacgatgacggccgcAATTATTCCACTCGCTCCCGCGGAGCCAGCCCTTTGTTGAGCCCGAACCGCCCGGCCTTCTCTCGCGGCTCTACCATGCGAAACCACTCTCCCTCGAcggccaacgccaacgccaaaaAGAAATACATCTacgccgccttcttcctcgttctGAGTCTGTTCTCCTTTGTCATCCAGACCGAGCTGTCCGCCTACATCCAGCAGGAGCTGCACTGGGACAAGGCATACTGCATGCTCTACCTGACCCACGGCTCCTGGGCCATGCTCTGGCCGGTCCAGCTGCTGATCCTGCGCATCAACAAGCGCAAAACATCGTGGCCCTCGTTCTGGCGCCGACACCGCGAGCTGGTGCacaccaccgccatcatggTCCAGAGGCAAGACCTCGACCTGACGCGCCCTGGTACGCATCCTCGCACGTCGCCGTGGTTCTACCTCGTCCGTACCACCGCTTTCGTCACATGTGCCCTGACCGTCGCTGGCCTGAGTTGGTACGTCGCCGTTAATATGACGACTCCCTCGGATCTGACGGCCATCTACAACtgctcggccttcttcgcctaCGTCTTCTCTGTCCCTCTACTCAAGGAGCCCCTGCGCATGGACAAgtccctcgccgtcctcgtcgctaTTGCCGGCGTCCTGGTTGTCGCATACGGCGACAGCAGCCCTGCTGATAACGACGCCGCCCACAACCAAGCTGCCGGCGAGCGTCTGAAGGGAAATTTGGTGATCGGCGTCGGCTCCGTGCTCTACGGTCTGTACGAGGTGCTATACAAGCGTTATGCTTGCCCGCCCGACGGCTGCTCGCCGGGCCGGGGCATGGTCTTCGCAAATACGTTCGGATCCTGCATCGGCGCCTTCACCCTCACCGTGCTGTGGATCCCGCTGCCCATCCTGCACTGGACCGGCATCGAGGAATTCGCCCTGCCCACGGGCTACACGGCTTGGATGCTCTTCTTCAGCGTCGTCATGAACGCCACTTTTGCGGGGAGCTTCCTGGTTCTCATCAGCCTGACGAGCCCTGTCTTGTCCAGTGTTGCCAGCCTGTTGaccatcttcatcgtcgcTATTACCGACTGGTTACGCACCGGCGAACCTCTCAGCGCTGCGGCTCTCCTCGGCGGTGTCATGATTATGATCGCATTCGGCATGCTTAGCTGGAGCACCTGGCGCGAGATGACGGAGATCGAGGcgaccaaggccgtcgacctcaCCGACAGCGGCGAGGACAGCGACAGGGATGAGCGCGTGGATTAA